A single uncultured Methanolobus sp. DNA region contains:
- a CDS encoding phosphate uptake regulator PhoU — MTNINQSCSAGIILNNASLDTRKVQITGKSTYIITLPKKWVLNSRIGAGSEIGFSYQEDGSVLLIPPGYTKEHNCKKICTDRNIESIERDILALYVLGNYHSIELYGEKITLECKNKIRQLCKHLIGFEVVESSENRIIIQSLLNTQEFTIEKAAKRMFSMTFLLFEDLIKVLNEKDTMLCRELTSHSMEIERIYFLLSRIYTEKMNTKCLSGKDELSLTQAFYHRLATENIDRIDDYLTKIALYFENGNTSWDLTSRMTELCCFLQEMFRDVYESFKLKDRELATGVITNGMKLDIMIKKCEENADTDTSPHTEIMLDSCCRIRDHILKIANLSIELSHLE, encoded by the coding sequence GTGACTAACATCAATCAATCCTGTAGTGCTGGCATCATTCTGAATAATGCTTCCCTGGATACAAGGAAGGTCCAGATCACAGGAAAATCCACATATATAATCACACTTCCTAAAAAGTGGGTGCTCAATTCCAGAATAGGTGCCGGATCGGAAATAGGATTCTCATATCAGGAAGATGGTTCGGTATTACTGATACCGCCTGGTTACACTAAAGAACATAACTGTAAAAAGATATGTACAGATCGCAACATTGAAAGCATTGAAAGGGACATACTGGCCCTGTACGTCCTAGGCAATTATCATTCCATAGAACTCTATGGTGAAAAGATCACATTGGAGTGCAAAAACAAGATTCGACAACTCTGCAAACATCTCATTGGTTTTGAGGTCGTAGAATCATCCGAAAACCGGATCATAATTCAGAGTCTGCTAAACACGCAGGAATTCACCATTGAAAAAGCTGCAAAGCGCATGTTTTCCATGACGTTCCTGCTATTTGAAGATCTCATTAAAGTATTGAATGAAAAGGATACAATGCTTTGCAGAGAACTGACGTCCCATAGCATGGAAATAGAACGCATATATTTCCTTTTGTCCAGAATATATACTGAAAAGATGAATACAAAGTGCCTTTCAGGAAAAGATGAACTGAGCCTTACACAGGCATTTTATCACCGTCTTGCCACAGAGAACATCGACAGGATAGACGATTATCTAACAAAGATCGCCCTTTATTTTGAAAATGGCAATACATCATGGGATCTGACATCCAGAATGACAGAATTATGTTGTTTCCTGCAGGAAATGTTCAGGGATGTGTATGAATCTTTCAAGCTAAAGGACAGAGAGCTGGCAACCGGAGTAATAACAAATGGTATGAAGCTTGACATCATGATCAAAAAATGTGAAGAAAATGCAGACACGGATACCAGTCCCCATACCGAAATAATGCTTGACAGTTGTTGCAGGATCAGAGACCATATTTTAAAGATAGCAAACCTGTCTATAGAACTTTCACATTTGGAATAA
- a CDS encoding substrate-binding domain-containing protein has translation MNIKRLYQNENAVSPIIATLVLVVVAIAGAAAVGTILGSFSGDVSDDVSAEDAASAASTKLLVAGSTSVTPLAESLKSGFEEDYAGTEIVVQENGGDTAGIAAVGKDIIDIGLLSRELTAEEETKYPDLQTHWIGGSAVVIIGGSDVKTEFTATNLSELTIIDLYKMYNTAITDGSTTAMNLTRADGTARTAVAADNVTLYRRTETRSGPEYIFSKFIADGNGDFISGKSNIVAVTGDHEMLEAIANDPDGLGFVDYRFAMEAVEEGMDINFIGVKDGTCTLKKACVEDIEHMRIHVNKGLNGNTVAYPAGLLNNMYMVTNGWPSSVESQFINYAQQPGSMDLYTDAGYFSLLEVNQV, from the coding sequence ATGAACATAAAAAGACTATATCAAAATGAAAACGCGGTCTCACCCATAATTGCAACCCTCGTCTTAGTAGTGGTAGCAATTGCAGGTGCAGCAGCAGTAGGAACGATTTTAGGCTCATTCTCAGGCGACGTATCTGACGACGTAAGTGCAGAAGACGCAGCTTCAGCAGCTTCTACCAAGCTCCTTGTCGCTGGAAGTACCTCAGTAACCCCTCTAGCAGAATCGCTTAAATCCGGTTTCGAGGAAGACTATGCCGGTACCGAGATAGTTGTCCAGGAAAATGGAGGTGACACTGCAGGTATTGCTGCAGTAGGCAAGGATATAATTGACATTGGTCTGCTCTCAAGAGAACTGACTGCCGAGGAGGAAACAAAATATCCAGACCTGCAGACACATTGGATAGGAGGAAGCGCAGTTGTGATCATAGGTGGATCAGATGTAAAAACAGAGTTTACAGCTACCAATCTTTCCGAACTGACTATTATTGACCTATATAAAATGTACAACACTGCAATCACAGATGGCAGTACTACTGCAATGAATCTGACTCGTGCGGATGGAACTGCAAGAACTGCTGTTGCTGCAGACAATGTAACTCTCTACAGGAGAACTGAAACAAGGTCTGGCCCAGAGTACATATTCTCCAAATTCATTGCAGATGGCAATGGTGACTTCATTTCAGGCAAAAGCAACATAGTAGCAGTAACTGGCGATCATGAAATGCTTGAGGCAATTGCAAATGACCCGGATGGACTCGGCTTTGTGGATTACAGGTTTGCCATGGAAGCTGTAGAGGAAGGCATGGACATCAATTTCATTGGTGTAAAAGATGGGACATGTACTCTTAAGAAGGCATGTGTAGAAGATATCGAGCACATGAGAATACATGTAAATAAGGGGCTGAATGGAAATACAGTAGCTTATCCTGCAGGCCTTCTTAATAATATGTATATGGTTACCAATGGCTGGCCAAGTTCTGTTGAATCCCAGTTCATTAATTATGCACAACAGCCTGGTTCAATGGACCTCTACACTGATGCCGGATACTTCAGTCTTCTGGAAGTAAATCAGGTGTGA
- a CDS encoding substrate-binding domain-containing protein, with the protein MFKKLFNDEAGVSPIVATLVLVVVAIAGAAAVGTIMGSFSSDVSDSASAADATSAASTELLIAGSTTVQPVSELLAEAFMAEHDGIKVTVQGGGSGAGITSTELDIIDIGSASKAVDTVTDYPTLQAFQIGGSAVVVIGGSNIAGNTTGTELFYMYDNSSAGIVDIDIAANGDITYGAGSGATDITLYQRSEASGTEETFAKYLGMGSEIDSEAVGAVGNSGVLAAVEDNANSLGFVDFGFAESSEIVNIIGVDGYTSDEIDDDAILDALAGEDTYQSSLTRPLNYLTNGNPSAVEQSFINFAMSPAAMDYFHEVGYYSIIEFS; encoded by the coding sequence ATGTTTAAGAAACTTTTCAACGATGAAGCTGGTGTTTCTCCAATCGTTGCTACCCTTGTATTAGTAGTAGTAGCAATCGCTGGTGCAGCAGCTGTAGGAACGATCATGGGATCATTCTCAAGTGACGTATCTGACTCCGCAAGTGCAGCAGACGCAACATCTGCAGCATCAACCGAACTTCTTATCGCTGGTTCAACAACCGTTCAGCCAGTCTCTGAACTCCTCGCAGAAGCCTTCATGGCAGAACACGACGGTATCAAGGTAACAGTACAGGGCGGTGGATCCGGTGCAGGTATCACCTCAACAGAACTCGACATCATTGACATCGGTTCAGCATCCAAGGCTGTAGACACAGTAACCGACTACCCAACACTTCAGGCATTCCAGATTGGTGGCAGTGCAGTAGTGGTCATTGGTGGAAGCAACATTGCAGGTAACACCACAGGAACTGAGCTCTTCTACATGTACGACAACAGTTCAGCCGGTATTGTAGACATCGACATTGCAGCAAATGGTGACATCACCTACGGTGCAGGTTCTGGTGCAACTGACATCACACTTTACCAGAGATCAGAAGCAAGTGGAACAGAAGAAACCTTTGCAAAGTACCTCGGTATGGGCAGTGAGATTGACTCCGAAGCAGTAGGCGCAGTAGGAAACTCAGGTGTACTTGCAGCAGTAGAGGACAACGCTAATTCACTCGGTTTCGTAGACTTTGGCTTTGCAGAAAGCTCAGAGATTGTCAACATCATCGGTGTAGATGGTTACACATCCGATGAAATTGATGATGACGCAATTCTCGATGCACTCGCTGGTGAAGACACATACCAGTCCTCACTCACAAGACCACTCAACTACCTTACAAATGGTAACCCATCAGCTGTAGAACAGTCATTCATTAACTTCGCAATGTCCCCTGCAGCAATGGACTACTTCCACGAGGTAGGTTACTACTCAATCATTGAGTTCAGCTAA
- the pstC gene encoding phosphate ABC transporter permease subunit PstC — MDSRDFTQLTGRKSTLNLLSSIFENSSNGSTRELYNDLAHLLFLFCSVFITIIAIFFVGFIFYTALPVFKSQGISFITGDVWNYSKNIYGIRIYIMGTVTMTLVTLIMAVPLSIFTAIFLSEIASPRVASTIRPFIELLVGIPSVVYGIFGLFVLENLFQNHIEPFIASFLDFIPLFVDVNPNSGIGVLLASTVLAIMVFPTITTISEDSIRSVSVEHRHASFSLGANRWETIRRVVLPASSGGIMSAVVLGMMRAMGETMAIVMLLGNSNCIPASLMAPGYAMTSKILNDIGHYFSEPGPRAALFGIAAVLFAIEIIFVAISRSIGGNK, encoded by the coding sequence ATGGACAGCAGAGATTTTACACAATTGACTGGCAGAAAATCTACTTTGAACTTATTATCTTCTATTTTCGAAAACAGTTCTAATGGTTCAACCAGAGAATTGTATAATGATTTGGCACACTTATTATTCCTGTTTTGTAGTGTCTTCATAACTATTATTGCTATATTCTTTGTAGGATTCATATTCTACACAGCATTGCCTGTATTCAAAAGCCAAGGTATTTCTTTCATTACCGGTGATGTATGGAACTATTCAAAAAATATCTATGGTATCAGGATCTACATAATGGGTACTGTCACAATGACACTGGTGACATTGATCATGGCAGTTCCATTGAGTATTTTTACGGCAATTTTCCTTTCAGAGATTGCCTCTCCCAGAGTTGCTTCCACAATAAGGCCTTTCATTGAATTACTTGTTGGCATACCTTCCGTAGTATATGGAATATTTGGATTGTTCGTACTTGAGAACTTATTCCAGAATCATATCGAGCCTTTCATAGCCTCATTTCTTGATTTCATTCCTCTATTTGTCGATGTTAATCCTAATTCAGGAATTGGTGTACTCCTGGCTTCCACGGTTCTTGCGATAATGGTATTCCCTACGATAACCACTATTTCCGAAGATTCGATCCGTTCTGTTTCCGTAGAGCACAGGCATGCTTCTTTTTCCCTGGGAGCTAACAGATGGGAAACCATAAGAAGGGTCGTGCTACCTGCATCTTCGGGAGGTATAATGTCTGCAGTAGTGCTCGGTATGATGCGTGCCATGGGGGAGACCATGGCTATTGTCATGTTATTGGGTAATTCCAATTGTATTCCTGCATCTTTAATGGCTCCGGGATATGCAATGACTTCGAAGATCCTCAATGACATTGGCCATTATTTCTCCGAACCAGGACCACGGGCTGCATTATTTGGTATTGCAGCAGTCCTATTTGCAATAGAGATCATCTTTGTTGCTATTTCAAGATCAATTGGGGGTAACAAATGA
- the pstA gene encoding phosphate ABC transporter permease PstA: MNHRKLKEFFYISLCYFSASIAILTLFFILGKIAIEALPSLTPEFIFTPENEAKGFGGGIANAIVGTILLSLSSTIMAAPIAVGTAVYMRKYAKNELMKKTFSFMIDVLSGTPSIVLGIFGLMFLVYYMRSITGGFSLISGSIALTILILPVIERASEEAIKSVPAELEEASYAMGATKWETISKITLPYALTGIVTGIVLSIGRAAEESAVVVLTAGYSQFMPEFGISAKDKLLFGIRISPFQDLVAALPITVYHGFEFPLMVSPSESFAAAFVLIVIVMLINAITRLIVWKRRIG, from the coding sequence ATGAATCATCGTAAACTCAAAGAATTCTTTTATATATCCTTATGCTATTTTTCAGCATCAATTGCAATACTTACTCTTTTCTTCATTCTGGGTAAGATCGCTATAGAAGCACTCCCCAGCCTGACCCCTGAATTTATTTTTACTCCTGAGAACGAGGCAAAAGGTTTTGGTGGCGGGATTGCCAATGCAATTGTAGGCACTATCCTCTTGTCACTTTCCTCGACCATAATGGCAGCTCCTATAGCTGTAGGGACTGCAGTATACATGAGAAAATATGCAAAAAATGAGCTTATGAAAAAGACCTTCAGTTTTATGATTGATGTACTATCCGGTACTCCTTCCATTGTACTGGGAATATTCGGGCTGATGTTCCTTGTATACTATATGCGTTCTATTACAGGTGGTTTTTCACTGATCTCAGGTTCTATAGCTCTTACAATCCTTATCCTTCCTGTGATCGAACGTGCTTCCGAAGAGGCTATAAAATCCGTTCCTGCAGAACTTGAGGAAGCAAGCTATGCAATGGGGGCAACTAAATGGGAAACAATCAGTAAAATAACTCTTCCATATGCGCTTACAGGTATCGTTACAGGTATTGTCCTAAGTATAGGAAGGGCTGCTGAGGAATCAGCTGTTGTAGTTCTAACCGCAGGATATTCTCAATTCATGCCAGAATTTGGGATTAGTGCAAAAGATAAGCTCCTTTTTGGAATTCGTATCTCCCCTTTCCAGGATCTTGTAGCTGCGCTTCCGATAACTGTTTATCATGGATTTGAATTTCCTCTTATGGTCTCTCCATCAGAAAGTTTTGCTGCAGCTTTTGTGTTGATTGTCATTGTAATGTTGATTAATGCTATTACAAGGTTGATTGTATGGAAGCGCAGAATTGGTTAA
- a CDS encoding type II/IV secretion system ATPase subunit, whose protein sequence is MPHYPVSYTKMVGTNSELDFEENNTYPEVITPESVEDLLDENIFIEETLVPVNSAGKKKKGSGFLLGIKRRKKNSHGSSEQDIDYGKKQKTKRFSFARKKKTPKLSIEDDSSMPEGEELEERSSNPAKKRLKFNLDLNLKFGKKKKLIPENEDNDDIISGDKQEQESAEESPVSFLLKKIEQIITPKPENIEEMEFIVGELSIPAPGVPQKEVNIYYEVTPRFQYVHIEFTGESLQYTCLEPPLSETEKEAMFIIQNAFDKMAHSEILLVEEEDRVEALRDRFNLIVDIYRLKLTDTQKDKFFYYLHKKYMGFDRMDLLMKDPYLEDITCNGPYTPLYVNHRVYGSVATDVIYEEIELNNFVMRMAQAAGRHISVLEPIRDATLVDGSRANLTLGKEVTKRGSTFTIRRFRSNPVSCIDLMNYKTYDPMVLAYFWLMVEYKRSILAAGGTASGKTTTLNALGAFIPPEYKIVSIEDTAEMNLMHPNWTQSITRAGFGGSSEGGKSAGDIELFDLLKAALRQRPEYIVVGEVRGAEAGTLFQAISVGHPCMGTIHAGSIQELLSRVESEPMNVPRNLFASVDMVIFNSMIKVGEHFLRRALRIVEIVELDSERGDLITNPVFKWNPITDEYEYSGTSAMFDDINEEFGIDQMELVAEMEDRAKYLEYLARDGITDYEDVARAIRRYSRQKDEMLEMTH, encoded by the coding sequence ATGCCGCACTATCCTGTTAGCTATACTAAAATGGTTGGTACTAACTCTGAACTTGATTTTGAAGAAAATAATACATATCCGGAAGTGATTACTCCGGAATCTGTTGAAGACCTGCTGGATGAAAATATTTTCATAGAAGAAACGCTGGTTCCGGTGAACTCCGCTGGTAAAAAGAAAAAAGGTTCTGGATTTTTACTTGGCATAAAAAGAAGGAAAAAAAATAGTCATGGAAGTTCTGAACAGGACATTGACTATGGCAAAAAACAAAAAACAAAAAGATTCAGTTTTGCCAGAAAGAAAAAAACTCCAAAACTTTCCATTGAAGATGACAGTTCAATGCCTGAAGGGGAAGAGCTTGAGGAACGAAGCTCAAATCCTGCAAAAAAGAGATTAAAATTCAATCTTGATCTGAACCTGAAGTTCGGCAAAAAAAAGAAACTCATCCCGGAAAACGAAGATAACGATGATATCATATCCGGAGACAAACAGGAACAAGAGTCAGCAGAAGAATCACCTGTGTCTTTCCTCCTTAAAAAGATAGAACAGATAATAACCCCAAAACCTGAAAATATCGAAGAGATGGAGTTCATTGTTGGTGAACTCTCTATTCCTGCTCCCGGAGTTCCGCAAAAGGAAGTCAACATCTACTATGAAGTAACTCCAAGGTTCCAGTATGTTCACATTGAATTTACTGGTGAGTCACTTCAATATACTTGCCTGGAACCTCCATTAAGTGAAACTGAAAAAGAGGCAATGTTCATTATACAGAACGCCTTTGACAAAATGGCACACTCTGAGATCCTCCTGGTAGAGGAAGAAGATCGTGTTGAGGCTCTCAGGGACAGGTTCAACCTCATTGTAGACATCTATCGCCTGAAACTCACTGATACTCAGAAAGACAAATTCTTCTATTATCTTCATAAAAAATACATGGGATTTGACAGGATGGACCTCCTGATGAAAGACCCATATCTAGAGGATATTACTTGTAATGGCCCTTATACTCCTCTTTATGTCAATCACAGGGTATACGGTTCAGTTGCAACGGATGTGATCTATGAAGAGATCGAACTCAACAATTTCGTCATGAGAATGGCACAGGCTGCAGGTAGGCATATTTCCGTACTGGAGCCTATCAGGGATGCAACACTTGTGGACGGAAGCCGTGCAAACCTCACACTCGGAAAAGAGGTCACAAAAAGAGGTTCTACATTTACAATCAGACGTTTCAGGTCTAATCCAGTATCCTGTATAGATCTGATGAACTACAAGACCTATGACCCTATGGTTCTTGCTTACTTCTGGCTTATGGTAGAGTACAAACGTTCTATACTTGCAGCCGGAGGAACCGCTTCTGGAAAAACTACTACTCTGAACGCTCTCGGTGCTTTCATTCCGCCCGAATACAAGATTGTATCTATTGAAGATACTGCGGAAATGAACCTAATGCACCCTAACTGGACCCAGTCCATCACAAGGGCTGGTTTTGGTGGCAGCAGCGAAGGCGGGAAATCCGCAGGAGATATCGAGCTTTTTGACCTCCTGAAAGCCGCTTTGAGGCAGAGGCCTGAATATATAGTAGTTGGTGAGGTTCGTGGTGCAGAAGCCGGTACGCTATTCCAGGCTATCTCAGTAGGTCATCCATGTATGGGAACGATTCACGCAGGTTCCATCCAGGAACTGCTCTCAAGGGTAGAATCCGAACCTATGAACGTACCAAGGAACCTATTTGCCAGTGTTGACATGGTCATTTTCAATTCCATGATCAAGGTTGGTGAACACTTCCTCAGACGTGCTCTAAGAATAGTGGAAATTGTAGAACTTGATTCTGAGCGTGGTGACCTCATTACAAATCCAGTATTCAAATGGAACCCAATTACGGACGAATACGAGTATAGTGGTACTAGTGCCATGTTTGACGATATCAATGAGGAATTTGGTATTGATCAGATGGAATTGGTAGCTGAGATGGAAGACCGGGCAAAGTATCTGGAATATCTTGCACGTGATGGGATCACTGATTATGAAGATGTTGCCAGAGCCATTAGAAGGTATTCAAGACAAAAAGATGAAATGCTGGAGATGACACATTAA
- a CDS encoding type II secretion system F family protein, translating to MVKTKDVNIHQAFNDEPNNTLLEKYKMLCYVFGRYIDKKPQEDIAKSLYQADLVMTPGMFISLALVTAGMASLIVFLFSLIFFRSSSSPLVYITVLTVITFGLSVSSFPFMLYNKISSKDMNIEQELPFTLGYMTILASSGSSPMDVIRKVAIEDYGDVSVEFGKVMYRVDVLGEDGVSAMNYLIRNTSSESLRAICIDLANAMQSGGGLRTYLEMKSRELMDMRRQMQQEFVDSLGVYGEGYLSGVVMSVVLVVLMIVVTSALGIDLGPFTAKQMFQFFVYFVLPFINIIFLLLLWMKYSRSTL from the coding sequence ATGGTTAAGACCAAAGATGTCAATATCCATCAGGCATTCAATGATGAACCTAACAATACTTTACTTGAGAAATACAAGATGTTGTGTTATGTCTTTGGTAGATACATAGACAAAAAACCACAGGAGGACATTGCAAAGTCATTGTACCAGGCAGATCTTGTGATGACTCCTGGAATGTTCATTTCTCTTGCATTAGTAACAGCCGGAATGGCTTCTTTAATAGTATTTCTATTTTCACTTATTTTTTTCCGTAGTTCTTCATCGCCACTTGTTTACATAACAGTTTTAACAGTTATTACATTTGGTCTTTCAGTTAGCAGTTTTCCTTTTATGCTCTATAATAAGATCTCCTCTAAAGATATGAACATAGAGCAGGAATTGCCTTTCACCTTGGGATACATGACCATACTTGCTAGTTCAGGCTCTTCTCCGATGGATGTCATCAGAAAAGTTGCAATAGAGGATTATGGTGATGTCTCTGTTGAATTTGGTAAAGTAATGTATCGTGTGGATGTGCTTGGTGAGGATGGTGTCAGTGCCATGAATTACTTGATACGCAACACATCTTCCGAATCTCTAAGGGCAATATGTATCGATCTTGCAAATGCCATGCAGTCAGGTGGAGGATTGCGTACCTACCTGGAAATGAAATCCAGGGAACTCATGGATATGAGGCGACAAATGCAGCAGGAGTTCGTGGATTCTCTTGGTGTTTACGGTGAAGGATACCTGAGTGGTGTGGTCATGAGTGTCGTACTTGTAGTCCTGATGATCGTGGTCACAAGTGCTCTTGGAATTGACCTCGGGCCTTTTACAGCCAAGCAGATGTTCCAGTTCTTTGTTTACTTCGTGCTGCCTTTCATAAATATCATTTTTTTATTACTGTTATGGATGAAATATTCAAGGAGTACTCTATGA
- a CDS encoding type II secretion system F family protein, giving the protein MNIEKYRLTAKRYVQILTIRYDVKREYLTFGIPVFIAIMIVALAIFAGHSFVTDEAASGGAAVSDEAAAKQAAYEAIVAEMEAAEAAERGEVTATEEEVAEPETEDEKPKDDLDHIMIFAILVAIIPYSIDTFIEKRKLQKREVAFSEFLYKLSELMRGGIDPVKGFINLSKTNLGAISSHARNAASSMVLGKSFDESMHRMSDSMNSRLVSRYIDVVVQAAYTGGNVADLLFRTSEDMRSVIAIQREKEANLKQYIVIFYLAQGIIVMLTYILSTSLLPLIQGVGMEMLGGAGLSDIDFERGFFHMIILNALFGGLIVGQITEGEIKHGFKHSAILIALSYVACVTLLLPAGVGTSYMVTVVSGDAQEVMGGIPVQQPIIFNVKDMDGNPAAGTFVKMTITPSGVITSSMTEDDGTVTVTPIPGSDTGTYIVTAAAGESKGTATIIVNGGGGD; this is encoded by the coding sequence ATGAATATTGAAAAATATCGTCTGACAGCAAAGCGCTATGTTCAGATTCTAACTATTCGTTATGATGTCAAACGTGAATATCTTACATTTGGGATACCTGTCTTTATTGCTATAATGATCGTAGCTCTGGCCATATTTGCCGGTCATTCCTTTGTCACAGATGAAGCTGCAAGCGGAGGTGCTGCTGTTAGCGATGAAGCAGCTGCAAAGCAGGCGGCTTATGAGGCAATTGTGGCTGAAATGGAAGCGGCTGAGGCGGCTGAAAGAGGTGAGGTAACAGCCACTGAAGAAGAAGTTGCAGAGCCGGAAACAGAGGACGAAAAACCAAAGGATGATCTTGATCATATAATGATCTTTGCCATACTTGTAGCTATAATCCCTTATTCTATTGATACATTCATAGAAAAACGCAAGCTACAGAAAAGAGAAGTTGCTTTTAGTGAGTTCCTGTACAAGCTCTCCGAACTCATGCGAGGAGGTATTGATCCTGTAAAGGGTTTCATCAATCTATCTAAGACCAATCTTGGAGCTATCAGCAGCCATGCCAGGAATGCGGCTTCATCAATGGTGCTTGGAAAATCGTTTGATGAATCTATGCATCGGATGTCCGATTCAATGAATAGTCGCCTTGTTTCCCGGTATATAGATGTAGTCGTGCAGGCTGCCTATACCGGTGGAAATGTGGCTGACCTGCTATTCCGAACTTCAGAGGACATGAGGTCTGTTATTGCTATCCAGAGAGAAAAGGAAGCGAACCTGAAGCAGTATATTGTCATTTTCTACCTTGCTCAAGGTATCATTGTAATGCTGACCTATATTCTCTCAACATCCCTGCTGCCTTTAATTCAGGGTGTAGGGATGGAAATGCTTGGTGGTGCCGGTCTTTCAGATATTGATTTTGAGCGTGGTTTCTTCCATATGATAATACTCAACGCTCTTTTTGGAGGACTTATAGTAGGACAGATCACAGAAGGTGAGATCAAACACGGCTTCAAGCATTCTGCCATATTGATAGCCCTGAGTTATGTTGCGTGTGTGACATTGCTATTGCCCGCAGGTGTTGGTACTTCATACATGGTAACAGTAGTTTCCGGTGATGCACAGGAGGTAATGGGTGGTATTCCGGTGCAACAGCCGATCATATTCAATGTGAAGGACATGGACGGAAATCCTGCTGCCGGTACTTTTGTCAAGATGACGATAACGCCTTCTGGAGTGATAACAAGTTCTATGACAGAAGATGATGGTACGGTAACTGTGACTCCCATACCAGGGTCAGATACAGGTACTTACATTGTAACTGCAGCAGCTGGTGAATCGAAAGGCACAGCAACAATAATTGTGAACGGAGGAGGAGGGGACTGA
- a CDS encoding RAD55 family ATPase, which produces MVEEDIGDVKSVFFRKITSDALRSGKKVFYISTRNSENDLKEEMNRFESVKKPELFTAIGNFSDHIALLDMCYKRHRLYSRLHGENNGSLLHNISEADVCIIDMFAALFVHEDTEVISETIEALIAISRKENITLLLSADMGILPERAEKIIRSMVDGVIQFRTEYIAGKINRYINIPKMKGSIPLNKMIAYNVTSQGITMDMRERVG; this is translated from the coding sequence TTGGTAGAAGAAGACATAGGAGATGTGAAAAGTGTCTTTTTCCGCAAGATCACTTCTGACGCTCTGAGGTCTGGAAAAAAGGTTTTCTATATATCCACCAGAAATTCAGAAAACGACCTGAAGGAAGAAATGAACAGATTCGAATCTGTAAAAAAACCCGAGCTTTTTACAGCCATAGGTAACTTTTCAGACCATATCGCCTTGCTGGACATGTGTTACAAACGTCACAGGCTTTACAGCAGGCTGCATGGAGAAAATAACGGATCACTGCTGCACAACATAAGTGAGGCTGATGTATGCATCATTGACATGTTCGCCGCACTTTTCGTTCACGAAGATACAGAGGTCATCTCCGAGACCATCGAAGCACTTATAGCGATCAGCAGGAAGGAAAACATCACACTCCTGCTTTCAGCAGACATGGGTATACTCCCGGAAAGAGCCGAGAAGATAATCCGCTCCATGGTTGACGGTGTCATCCAGTTCAGAACCGAGTACATAGCCGGCAAAATCAACAGATATATCAATATCCCTAAAATGAAAGGCAGCATTCCCCTGAACAAAATGATAGCATACAACGTAACCAGTCAGGGAATCACAATGGATATGAGAGAAAGGGTTGGTTAG